In one window of Paraflavitalea soli DNA:
- the ybeY gene encoding rRNA maturation RNase YbeY: protein MQTTAPVDFHFLEPANLKDRLMLKAFLRSLFKREGTKLESLRYIFCSDKYLLEINRQYLNHDDYTDIITFNLSNHPAPVMGEIYISIDRVRDNAQQFHTSFKEELHRVIFHGALHLCGYKDKTSKDARLMREKEDESIARYRKYQQRLM, encoded by the coding sequence ATGCAAACAACAGCGCCCGTTGACTTTCATTTTCTGGAGCCCGCCAACCTGAAAGACAGGCTAATGCTCAAAGCTTTCCTGCGATCCCTGTTTAAAAGGGAAGGAACAAAACTCGAATCCCTGCGCTATATCTTTTGTTCAGATAAGTACCTGCTGGAGATCAACCGGCAATACCTGAACCATGATGACTATACCGACATTATTACCTTCAATCTCTCCAACCATCCTGCGCCTGTAATGGGTGAAATCTATATCAGCATTGATAGGGTGCGGGACAATGCCCAACAATTCCATACCAGTTTCAAGGAAGAACTTCACCGGGTGATCTTCCATGGCGCCCTACATCTTTGCGGATATAAAGACAAGACCAGCAAAGATGCCAGGCTGATGCGGGAGAAAGAAGACGAGAGTATTGCCCGGTATAGGAAATACCAACAACGTTTGATGTAA
- a CDS encoding FeoA family protein — MKRLSELRSGGRGTIMSFEDNDLFLKLMEMGCVPGETVKVEQIAPLGDPISISVAGYNLSLRLNEADNIFIEELV, encoded by the coding sequence ATGAAAAGATTATCAGAGTTAAGATCGGGAGGAAGAGGAACCATCATGTCTTTTGAGGATAATGATCTTTTCCTAAAGCTTATGGAAATGGGTTGTGTACCCGGTGAAACCGTGAAAGTAGAGCAAATAGCTCCCCTGGGCGATCCTATCTCCATCAGTGTGGCCGGTTATAACCTGAGCCTTCGCCTTAACGAAGCAGATAATATCTTTATAGAAGAATTAGTTTAA
- the nadD gene encoding nicotinate (nicotinamide) nucleotide adenylyltransferase: protein MKVGLYFGSFNPIHHGHLIIAQHMVQYTDLDQVWFVVSPQNPLKPSAGLLNEFHRLYFIQLSIEQSHHLKVTDIEFRLPRPSYTADTLAYLGERYPKHHFAVIMGSDSFENLPRWKNYQHILTNYPIYVYKRPGHEITSSYEGSRVEVLKAPLLEISATHIRNTIKEGKSIRYLVPDKVAEEIERNGYYKL, encoded by the coding sequence ATGAAAGTTGGCCTGTATTTCGGTTCCTTCAATCCCATCCATCACGGTCACCTTATTATTGCCCAGCATATGGTGCAATATACCGATCTTGACCAGGTGTGGTTTGTTGTTTCACCCCAGAACCCCCTGAAGCCTTCTGCAGGTTTATTGAATGAGTTTCACCGCTTGTATTTTATACAGTTATCTATAGAACAATCTCATCACTTAAAAGTGACTGATATTGAATTCCGTTTACCCCGCCCTTCCTATACCGCCGACACACTGGCTTACCTGGGTGAGAGATATCCGAAGCATCACTTTGCCGTGATCATGGGCAGCGACAGTTTTGAGAACCTCCCCCGCTGGAAAAACTACCAGCATATTCTAACAAACTATCCCATCTACGTATACAAGCGTCCAGGCCATGAGATCACCAGCAGCTATGAAGGCTCCCGCGTGGAAGTTCTAAAAGCGCCCCTCCTGGAAATATCAGCCACCCATATCAGGAACACCATCAAAGAAGGCAAATCCATTCGCTACCTCGTACCCGATAAAGTGGCCGAGGAGATCGAGCGCAATGGCTATTATAAATTGTGA
- a CDS encoding serine hydrolase, which yields MYYCKRLTVCLFLFILVGNLAAQSRTDRKLQQKIDELVKSQNLRGVAGIYVKNLRTGKVAEYQADTIFPTASIVKVPILVGIMDKIEKGELQYHQNLEYKDSLLYAGEDILGSFKSGEKIELSKVMMLMLTMSDNTASLWLQSLAGTGARINQLLDSLGLQYTRVNSRTPGREDNRKQFGWGQTTPREMTTLMEKIYRGEVISHKASERMLRVLGRNYHDPNGISQVPPYIFVASKTGEVNQSRNETILVMAPHGAYAYTINTKNLEDQSWEPSNEGWVLCRKLAALLWQYYEPRSKWKAE from the coding sequence ATGTATTACTGCAAGAGATTAACCGTTTGCCTGTTTTTATTCATCCTGGTGGGTAACCTGGCTGCACAATCCCGCACCGACCGGAAACTGCAGCAAAAAATAGATGAATTGGTAAAAAGCCAAAACCTTCGGGGTGTGGCAGGCATCTATGTTAAAAATCTGCGCACAGGTAAAGTGGCCGAGTACCAGGCTGATACAATATTCCCCACCGCCAGTATTGTGAAAGTACCCATCCTGGTGGGCATCATGGATAAGATAGAGAAAGGCGAATTACAGTATCACCAAAACCTGGAATATAAGGACTCCTTACTCTATGCCGGGGAGGATATTCTCGGCTCTTTCAAAAGCGGCGAGAAAATAGAACTCAGCAAAGTAATGATGTTGATGCTGACCATGAGCGACAACACCGCCAGCCTTTGGTTGCAGAGCCTGGCAGGTACCGGCGCCCGCATCAATCAACTCCTGGATTCACTGGGATTGCAATACACCCGGGTCAATTCCAGAACACCCGGCCGGGAAGATAACCGGAAACAATTTGGCTGGGGGCAAACTACGCCCCGCGAAATGACCACCCTGATGGAAAAGATCTACCGGGGTGAAGTGATCAGTCACAAAGCCAGTGAGCGAATGCTGCGCGTGTTGGGAAGAAACTATCATGATCCAAACGGGATATCACAAGTGCCGCCTTATATTTTTGTGGCATCCAAAACAGGAGAAGTAAATCAGTCGCGCAATGAAACCATCCTGGTAATGGCTCCCCACGGAGCATATGCTTATACCATCAATACCAAAAACCTGGAAGATCAAAGTTGGGAGCCTTCCAATGAAGGCTGGGTACTGTGCCGCAAACTGGCCGCCCTGCTCTGGCAATATTACGAACCCCGCTCAAAGTGGAAGGCAGAATAA
- a CDS encoding chromate transporter — translation MVLLRHIPFLRAVFLHSISAFGGPQGHFGMVMKTFVHQRHDVTEKEVLDYNSFCQLLPGASSTQVLTLIGYKRGGIPLAILTLLIWIFPACFLMGAFSFVLQYFDNRSQNMGIFKFIQPMAVGFLAFAAAKSFRLAIHNTITTVILVISAIVTFFLFKSPWVFPILIVAGGFVTNLSDKRIPQKGIPPKKIKWGNIWLFAILFIAAGLVSELARTHDWPNRRPLNLFENTYRFGSLVFGGGQVLIPMMYEQYVERPKSEQVIRKNLYKKENVISIERDDFYTGAGIVRAIPGPVFSISSFMGGMAMNDKGPAWQVLGCIIASIAIFLPSALLVLFFFPIWHNLQRYAVVFRALEGINAVVVGIMVASTFYMMKDISITEFKTVSLLNIGVIAGTWLLLALTRLPSPVIVLICLLLGWLAGLWV, via the coding sequence ATGGTACTGTTACGACATATACCTTTTCTAAGAGCTGTTTTTCTTCATAGTATTTCCGCCTTTGGTGGCCCGCAAGGTCATTTTGGGATGGTGATGAAAACATTTGTGCACCAACGGCACGATGTAACCGAAAAGGAAGTACTGGATTATAATTCCTTTTGCCAGTTATTGCCCGGCGCCTCTTCTACCCAGGTGCTCACCCTGATTGGCTACAAAAGGGGGGGTATTCCCCTGGCGATCCTCACTTTACTTATCTGGATATTCCCGGCCTGTTTTCTGATGGGGGCTTTTTCTTTTGTGCTGCAATATTTTGATAACCGCTCACAGAATATGGGCATCTTCAAATTCATTCAGCCCATGGCGGTAGGATTCCTGGCTTTTGCCGCAGCCAAATCTTTCCGGCTGGCCATCCACAATACCATCACCACCGTGATATTGGTGATCAGTGCCATCGTCACGTTTTTCCTGTTCAAAAGCCCCTGGGTATTTCCGATCCTCATTGTGGCCGGTGGATTTGTTACCAATCTGAGTGATAAACGGATCCCACAAAAAGGCATTCCTCCCAAAAAGATCAAGTGGGGCAATATCTGGCTCTTTGCCATTCTCTTTATTGCCGCGGGTTTGGTGAGTGAACTGGCGCGGACGCACGACTGGCCCAATCGCCGGCCTTTGAACCTGTTTGAAAATACCTATCGTTTCGGCAGTCTTGTCTTTGGCGGCGGACAGGTACTGATCCCCATGATGTATGAGCAATATGTGGAAAGGCCGAAGTCCGAGCAGGTAATCCGGAAGAATCTTTATAAGAAAGAAAATGTGATCAGTATTGAGCGGGATGATTTTTATACCGGAGCGGGTATTGTACGTGCTATACCCGGACCTGTATTTTCCATCTCCTCTTTTATGGGGGGCATGGCCATGAATGACAAAGGACCTGCCTGGCAGGTATTGGGATGTATCATTGCCTCAATAGCGATCTTTCTGCCCAGCGCACTCCTGGTATTATTCTTTTTCCCCATATGGCACAACCTGCAGCGCTATGCCGTTGTGTTCCGTGCTCTGGAAGGCATCAATGCGGTAGTGGTAGGGATCATGGTGGCTTCTACTTTCTATATGATGAAAGATATTTCCATTACCGAATTTAAGACGGTGAGCCTTCTGAACATTGGTGTGATCGCAGGCACCTGGCTGCTGCTGGCCCTCACCCGCCTTCCCTCTCCTGTTATAGTATTGATCTGCCTGCTACTCGGTTGGCTGGCTGGCCTATGGGTATAA
- a CDS encoding response regulator has translation MINVILYEDNPQLREGLAMLLNGSEGFEVIGTFKNCNNVVSEVEALKPDVILMDIDMPGTNGIEGLKLIRQINTDVKILMLTVFDDNKNVFEAVRNGANGYLLKKTPPAKLLEYIQEAHTGGAPMSSSIATQVLKMFSQVHSTANSDYHLSEREKQVLQWLVNGYSYKMIAAEMFISIDTVRSHIKKIYEKLHVNSKSEAVAKAFKDKIV, from the coding sequence ATGATCAATGTCATATTATATGAGGATAATCCCCAGCTCAGAGAAGGTTTGGCCATGCTGCTGAATGGTTCTGAGGGGTTTGAAGTGATTGGTACATTCAAGAACTGCAATAATGTGGTGAGTGAAGTAGAAGCACTGAAACCTGATGTGATCCTCATGGATATTGATATGCCCGGTACCAATGGTATTGAGGGCCTCAAGTTGATCCGCCAGATAAATACGGACGTGAAAATTCTCATGCTCACAGTATTCGATGACAACAAGAATGTGTTTGAAGCTGTGCGGAACGGTGCCAATGGGTACCTGCTTAAGAAGACCCCGCCAGCTAAATTGCTCGAATACATCCAGGAAGCTCATACCGGCGGCGCGCCGATGAGTTCTTCCATTGCCACGCAGGTGTTAAAAATGTTCTCGCAGGTACACAGTACGGCCAACAGCGATTACCACTTATCTGAACGTGAAAAACAGGTATTGCAATGGCTGGTCAACGGGTACAGCTACAAAATGATCGCTGCTGAAATGTTCATCTCCATAGACACCGTGCGCTCGCACATCAAGAAGATCTACGAAAAGCTACATGTGAATTCCAAGAGCGAAGCAGTGGCCAAAGCTTTCAAGGACAAGATCGTTTAG
- a CDS encoding ligand-binding sensor domain-containing protein codes for MLRLKIYTILLIGLPSILMAQHRKYVFNRLSSKDGLASNHVLSILQDQKGFMWLGTANGLQRYDGRKIVMFRPPAADKNYLPAAPIKQIAEDINHHFWVRTEQEVGIFDPVTFRYKKAIIKTDAEVPPRAEYFLWMDSKGNIFLIITRLGVLAYNWQTNTFSKDESRIRLPKGWSVRRLLEDPTTGNYWMGADSGLALYNIRSKTLSHYGHNTDKQPILDHPVFTDPVTAMFLDQQSRFWFTTWNVKKGERFFCYDMINDQITKDTAGLVVHTDVYKEVHAFSQQSNGAIWAYGERMLMRFDTLTKKFQYIRNDYVDDYGIKYDIVNCLYEDREQNTWIGTDEGVYIFNPARQMFNSIVLQDPPPHNTEKNLQVNGFLQSKNNDLLIASWGLGTLSCDSNMLPVNNNILKGMPAGDDSYKLQWDLHEEKSTGHIWIACQGGRIIIYNPATGRSTFHILPAAEQRTIRQITEDKQGTIWLATQYGHIIKWNPAAGYGKDFMQGFSLVQNVNTIVYKMMVDKEGYIWLCTHMKGVYRMDPNSGELIAHYDSKGGPGKSLYSDMAGDIQQYNDSLFFISSGALNLLNQKTGNIQAITTDDGLPSMSITSIEKDNENNLWLGLADGICRYYPKRKVFTMFTQRDGIIYSNFKYNASTRLRNGQLVFGNAHNFVFFQPAQAYSSSPPLNVTITDFKLFNTYLPPDSIMKLDRVELKHFDNSITIEFAALSFLQRDKIVYYYQLEGINKEWIRPDKGLFANYTSLPPGHYTFKVMCENADGIESKSITTLKIYIHPPFWRTWWFLSLVGLAIGALIYFIHRLRVDQLLGMERVRTRIARDLHDDMGSTLSTINILSEMAKMKVEKDSAKTSEYLVKISDNSSRMMEAMDDIVWSINPMNDSMQRITARMREFATGVLEARNIDFTFRVDEEVQDLKLDMEARRDFFLLFKEAVNNLAKYSQCKNAVIDISIQKERLIMKIMDDGIGFDVLHADGGNGLFNMKKRAQSLNGGLTIESTPGTGTKVLLDVPLT; via the coding sequence TTGCTAAGATTAAAGATCTATACCATACTGCTGATCGGCTTGCCTTCCATACTGATGGCGCAGCACCGCAAGTACGTCTTCAACAGGCTTTCTTCCAAAGATGGTCTTGCCTCGAACCATGTACTAAGTATTCTCCAGGATCAGAAAGGCTTCATGTGGCTGGGTACAGCCAATGGGCTTCAACGTTATGATGGCCGCAAGATCGTCATGTTCCGTCCCCCTGCGGCCGACAAAAATTACCTGCCGGCAGCGCCTATCAAACAAATAGCAGAAGATATCAACCACCATTTCTGGGTACGCACAGAACAGGAAGTGGGTATTTTTGATCCGGTGACTTTCCGGTATAAAAAGGCCATCATAAAAACGGATGCCGAAGTGCCGCCGCGCGCGGAGTACTTTTTGTGGATGGATAGCAAGGGTAATATTTTCCTGATCATTACCCGCCTGGGGGTCTTGGCCTATAACTGGCAAACCAACACATTCAGCAAAGATGAAAGCCGCATCCGCCTTCCCAAAGGCTGGTCGGTACGACGATTGCTGGAAGACCCTACAACCGGTAATTACTGGATGGGCGCCGATTCCGGTCTGGCGCTGTATAATATCCGCTCCAAAACATTGAGCCACTACGGACACAATACCGATAAGCAGCCTATCCTGGATCACCCGGTATTTACAGATCCTGTGACAGCCATGTTCCTCGATCAGCAATCCCGCTTCTGGTTTACCACCTGGAATGTGAAAAAGGGGGAGCGGTTCTTTTGCTATGATATGATCAATGATCAGATAACGAAAGATACGGCCGGCCTGGTAGTGCATACGGATGTATACAAAGAAGTACATGCTTTTAGCCAGCAATCGAATGGCGCCATCTGGGCTTATGGCGAACGAATGCTGATGAGATTTGATACCCTCACTAAAAAGTTTCAATACATCCGCAATGATTATGTAGACGATTATGGTATCAAATACGATATCGTGAATTGCCTATATGAGGACCGGGAACAGAATACCTGGATCGGCACGGATGAAGGCGTATATATTTTTAACCCCGCCCGGCAAATGTTCAACAGTATTGTATTGCAGGACCCGCCTCCGCATAACACGGAAAAGAACCTACAGGTGAATGGCTTTCTGCAAAGCAAGAACAATGACCTGCTTATTGCTTCCTGGGGATTAGGTACCCTTTCCTGTGACAGTAATATGCTTCCTGTCAACAACAATATATTAAAAGGCATGCCGGCCGGTGATGATAGTTATAAGCTGCAATGGGACCTGCACGAAGAAAAAAGCACCGGCCACATTTGGATCGCCTGCCAGGGTGGCCGCATTATTATATATAACCCGGCAACCGGTCGATCGACCTTTCATATACTGCCTGCTGCAGAGCAAAGGACCATCCGGCAGATCACGGAAGACAAACAGGGTACTATATGGCTGGCCACGCAATACGGACATATCATAAAATGGAACCCGGCAGCCGGTTATGGAAAAGATTTTATGCAGGGATTCAGCCTGGTACAAAACGTCAATACCATTGTATATAAAATGATGGTGGACAAGGAAGGTTACATCTGGCTGTGCACGCATATGAAAGGGGTGTACAGGATGGATCCAAACTCGGGTGAATTAATAGCGCATTACGATTCAAAGGGCGGACCCGGGAAGTCGCTTTATTCCGACATGGCCGGCGACATACAGCAATACAACGATAGTTTGTTCTTCATTAGTTCCGGCGCCCTTAACCTGCTCAACCAGAAAACGGGCAACATACAAGCCATCACTACCGATGATGGCTTGCCTTCCATGAGCATCACCAGCATAGAGAAAGACAATGAAAATAACCTCTGGCTGGGCCTTGCCGATGGCATTTGCCGGTACTACCCTAAGCGAAAGGTCTTTACCATGTTTACCCAGCGGGATGGTATTATCTATAGCAACTTTAAATACAATGCCAGTACCCGCTTGCGGAATGGCCAGCTCGTATTTGGCAATGCGCACAATTTTGTATTCTTTCAGCCTGCGCAGGCTTATAGTTCTTCGCCGCCGCTGAATGTAACGATCACAGATTTTAAATTATTTAATACTTACCTGCCGCCCGACTCCATCATGAAACTGGATAGGGTAGAACTAAAGCATTTCGACAACTCCATCACCATTGAATTTGCCGCGCTGAGTTTTTTGCAACGCGATAAAATTGTGTACTACTACCAGCTGGAAGGCATTAATAAAGAATGGATACGTCCCGACAAAGGACTGTTTGCCAATTATACTTCTTTGCCGCCAGGACACTATACCTTCAAGGTGATGTGTGAGAATGCGGATGGCATTGAATCCAAAAGTATCACCACCCTAAAAATATACATCCACCCTCCTTTTTGGAGAACCTGGTGGTTCCTTTCGCTGGTGGGGCTCGCCATTGGGGCATTGATCTATTTCATCCACCGCCTGCGGGTGGACCAGCTGCTGGGGATGGAAAGGGTGCGCACCCGCATTGCCCGCGACCTGCATGATGACATGGGTTCTACCCTCAGCACTATCAATATATTGAGTGAAATGGCCAAAATGAAAGTGGAGAAGGACAGCGCTAAAACCAGCGAATACCTGGTCAAGATCAGCGACAACAGCAGCCGCATGATGGAGGCAATGGATGATATTGTATGGAGCATCAATCCCATGAACGACAGCATGCAGCGCATTACCGCCCGTATGCGGGAGTTTGCCACGGGGGTGCTGGAAGCCCGCAATATTGACTTCACTTTCCGGGTGGATGAAGAAGTGCAGGACCTGAAGCTGGATATGGAAGCCCGGCGGGACTTTTTTCTGCTTTTCAAGGAGGCGGTGAATAACCTGGCCAAATACTCCCAGTGCAAAAACGCGGTTATTGACATTTCCATCCAAAAAGAACGGCTGATCATGAAGATCATGGATGATGGGATCGGGTTCGATGTACTGCATGCGGACGGTGGCAATGGCTTGTTCAACATGAAAAAGCGGGCGCAATCGCTGAATGGCGGTCTGACGATAGAATCGACGCCGGGTACCGGCACCAAAGTATTGCTGGATGTGCCTTTGACATAA
- a CDS encoding MGH1-like glycoside hydrolase domain-containing protein, which produces MTTAEHQRLTVNTAKKIPLEQWGPYLSERQWGTVREDYSMNSDAWNYFPFDHAHCRAYRWGEDGLAGISDFFQNLCFGLSLWNGKDHVLKERLFGLGNYEGNHGEDVKELYYHLDNLPTHYYMQYLYKYPQQEFPYNKLKEESRNRSRQEPEYEILDTGVFDNDQYFDVLVTYAKENSKDIFIKIDITNRYTKAADVTLAPTLWFYNRWAYDQSEKKPHITRRDKTSVKATHARLGSYYLYFMPPSDSLMTENETNLEIVSGQPNATPFTKDAFHKAIIKGEELSALRQKKSGTKFAPVYKYHIEAGATKTTYLRLSNKIFDNPFATGFTNIFNARKEEADSFYDEVLQATKDPEWKRIQRQALSGILWSKQYYHYDVERWLTTSDGITDVNPGKLHGRNADWKHLKNQDIISMPDKWEYPWYAAWDLAFQCIPLAMVDPCFAKHQLLLIMREWYMKPDGQLPAYEWNFGDVNPPVQAWAALQVYRIEKNRTGKGDIAFLKRIFQKLIINFTWWINRKDSNGNNMFEGGFLGLDNIGVFNRSSVLPGTMQLEQADGTSWMGMYALNMMDMAMEIAMKDEAFEDTATKFFEHFVLIAEALNEQGMWNAEDKFFYDTLSIAGSAPLHLRVYSIVGLTSLFAVSIIEKKILDKLGDFKKRITWFENYRLKNGRFWPNEERAGGEEILLSLVPREKLVYLLERLLDESQFLSDYGIRALSKYHEQNPYEVTINGVDYKVQYDPGDSTSDFFGGNSNWRGPVWMPINYIIIESIRRFGEFYGNDLLVECPVGSGNRINLMQVADELTLRLIKLFDKDKEGKRPTNGKESWFYERPGNEHLILFYEYFHGDSGSGLGASHQTGWTALVAKLAHILSNKQGGTVKKPAEEEVSGNNPEATIDNMTV; this is translated from the coding sequence ATGACAACTGCAGAACATCAGCGATTAACCGTCAATACAGCAAAAAAAATACCCCTGGAACAATGGGGACCATATCTCAGTGAACGCCAGTGGGGCACCGTGCGCGAAGATTATAGCATGAATAGTGACGCCTGGAACTATTTTCCTTTTGATCATGCACACTGCCGCGCCTATCGCTGGGGTGAAGATGGACTGGCCGGCATTTCAGACTTCTTCCAAAACCTTTGTTTTGGCCTTTCTCTCTGGAATGGCAAAGACCATGTGCTCAAAGAGCGCCTCTTTGGTCTTGGCAACTATGAAGGCAACCACGGAGAAGACGTAAAAGAACTCTATTATCACCTCGATAACCTGCCCACCCATTATTACATGCAGTATTTGTACAAATACCCGCAGCAGGAATTTCCGTATAATAAGCTGAAGGAAGAAAGCCGCAATCGCTCCCGGCAGGAACCCGAATATGAAATACTGGATACCGGCGTCTTTGACAATGATCAGTACTTCGATGTACTGGTCACCTATGCCAAAGAGAACTCGAAGGACATATTCATAAAAATTGATATTACCAACCGGTATACCAAGGCAGCGGACGTAACCCTGGCGCCCACGCTGTGGTTCTACAACCGCTGGGCCTATGATCAATCGGAGAAAAAGCCCCATATCACCCGGCGTGATAAAACCTCGGTAAAAGCCACCCATGCCCGTCTGGGCTCCTATTACCTGTATTTTATGCCGCCATCAGATAGCCTGATGACGGAAAACGAGACCAACCTCGAGATTGTATCCGGTCAGCCCAATGCAACCCCCTTCACGAAAGATGCCTTTCATAAGGCGATCATTAAGGGAGAGGAACTTTCGGCCCTGCGCCAAAAGAAATCAGGTACCAAGTTTGCCCCCGTCTATAAATACCATATTGAAGCCGGCGCTACCAAAACCACCTACCTGCGCCTGAGCAACAAGATATTTGACAATCCCTTTGCTACCGGCTTCACCAATATTTTCAATGCCCGCAAGGAAGAAGCCGACTCTTTTTATGACGAGGTATTGCAAGCCACCAAAGACCCTGAGTGGAAAAGGATACAGCGCCAGGCCCTCTCCGGTATTTTGTGGAGCAAACAATATTACCATTATGATGTGGAGCGCTGGCTTACTACCAGTGATGGCATTACAGATGTAAATCCCGGTAAGCTGCATGGCCGCAATGCCGACTGGAAGCATCTTAAGAACCAGGACATTATCTCCATGCCCGACAAATGGGAGTATCCCTGGTATGCCGCCTGGGACCTGGCTTTTCAGTGTATTCCCCTCGCGATGGTAGACCCCTGTTTTGCCAAGCACCAGTTGCTCCTCATTATGCGGGAATGGTATATGAAACCCGATGGACAGCTGCCCGCCTATGAATGGAACTTTGGAGATGTGAACCCGCCCGTACAGGCCTGGGCAGCCTTACAGGTGTACAGAATAGAAAAGAACCGCACGGGAAAAGGCGACATCGCCTTCCTCAAACGCATATTCCAAAAGCTGATCATCAATTTTACCTGGTGGATCAACCGCAAGGACTCCAATGGAAACAATATGTTTGAAGGGGGCTTCCTTGGATTGGACAATATCGGTGTATTCAACCGCAGCAGCGTATTGCCGGGCACCATGCAACTGGAACAAGCCGATGGCACCAGCTGGATGGGCATGTACGCACTAAACATGATGGATATGGCTATGGAAATAGCCATGAAAGATGAAGCCTTTGAAGATACCGCCACCAAATTCTTCGAACACTTTGTACTGATAGCCGAAGCACTCAATGAACAGGGCATGTGGAATGCTGAAGATAAATTCTTCTACGACACACTATCCATAGCAGGCTCCGCCCCCCTGCACCTGCGGGTATATTCGATCGTGGGCCTTACATCGCTGTTTGCCGTATCGATCATTGAAAAGAAGATATTGGATAAACTGGGTGATTTTAAAAAACGCATTACCTGGTTTGAGAATTACCGGTTGAAGAACGGGCGCTTCTGGCCCAATGAAGAACGGGCTGGCGGTGAAGAGATCCTGCTGTCGCTGGTGCCCCGGGAAAAGCTGGTTTACCTGCTCGAACGCCTGCTGGATGAATCGCAGTTCCTGTCGGATTATGGCATCCGGGCTTTGTCTAAATACCATGAGCAAAACCCCTATGAGGTCACCATCAATGGCGTAGATTATAAAGTGCAGTATGATCCCGGCGACTCCACCTCCGATTTCTTTGGCGGCAACTCCAACTGGCGCGGACCTGTGTGGATGCCGATCAATTATATCATTATTGAGTCCATCCGCCGTTTTGGAGAGTTTTATGGCAATGACCTGTTGGTTGAATGCCCTGTAGGGTCGGGCAACCGGATCAACCTGATGCAGGTGGCCGATGAGCTCACCCTCCGGCTTATCAAATTATTCGATAAGGACAAAGAGGGAAAACGGCCAACCAATGGCAAAGAGAGTTGGTTCTATGAGCGGCCGGGCAATGAGCATCTCATTCTCTTCTACGAATATTTCCATGGCGATTCCGGTAGCGGCCTTGGGGCCAGTCACCAAACCGGCTGGACAGCGCTGGTAGCCAAGCTGGCGCATATTCTGAGCAACAAACAAGGAGGCACGGTTAAGAAACCAGCGGAAGAAGAAGTGTCAGGCAACAATCCGGAAGCGACCATTGATAACATGACTGTATAA
- a CDS encoding amidohydrolase: MSTLTITTIQTSLHWEDKAANLAMLEQKINQLQQRTEIVILPEMFSTGFSMKPELLAETMEGESVAWMKRIAAQKQIVLTGSLIIEADGQYYNRLLWMLPNGQYGYYDKRHLFAYAGEHEHYAPGHKRLIASVKGWKINLQVCYDLRFPVWARQSTPRTEEEAENHEVEYDLLIYVANWPERRNHAWKTLLQARAIENQSFVVGVNRVGKDGNDIYHSGDSMIVDPMGEVLYTKAHEEDIHTTTLEKIKLEEIRHKLPFLEDADNFIIQS, encoded by the coding sequence ATGTCTACACTTACCATTACCACCATACAAACCAGTCTGCACTGGGAGGATAAGGCCGCCAACCTGGCCATGCTGGAACAAAAGATCAACCAACTGCAGCAGAGAACAGAGATCGTTATCCTGCCGGAAATGTTCAGCACAGGTTTTAGCATGAAACCCGAATTACTGGCAGAGACTATGGAAGGCGAATCGGTCGCCTGGATGAAACGGATCGCAGCACAGAAACAGATCGTCCTTACCGGCAGCCTGATCATTGAAGCCGACGGACAGTATTACAACCGGCTGCTGTGGATGCTGCCCAATGGTCAATATGGGTATTATGATAAACGCCACCTGTTTGCCTATGCCGGCGAACATGAACATTATGCACCTGGTCATAAACGCCTCATAGCCTCCGTGAAGGGATGGAAGATCAACCTCCAGGTTTGTTACGACCTTCGCTTCCCCGTATGGGCGCGACAGTCAACCCCGCGCACAGAAGAAGAGGCCGAAAATCATGAAGTGGAATACGATCTGCTGATATATGTAGCCAATTGGCCCGAGCGAAGGAACCATGCCTGGAAAACATTGTTGCAGGCCCGGGCCATCGAAAACCAGAGTTTTGTAGTAGGCGTTAACCGGGTAGGAAAAGATGGCAACGATATTTATCATAGTGGCGACAGTATGATCGTAGACCCCATGGGCGAAGTATTGTATACAAAAGCCCATGAGGAGGATATACACACTACTACCCTCGAAAAAATAAAGCTGGAAGAGATCAGGCATAAACTGCCTTTCCTGGAAGATGCCGATAACTTCATTATTCAATCATAG